A genome region from Hymenobacter chitinivorans DSM 11115 includes the following:
- a CDS encoding ATP-binding protein — MRQRLLFLLLLLALPQLLRAQDPAVVTRLQLQLRVLPESPRRVQVLDSLSYALHDIVPDTARRYGEQAVALAQRLHDQRGLMRSLATLGSCYAVLSDGAYALTLYAQSQALARQLNDSDGLVRSYTTMAAVHHERSDTASAWRHYRHALQLADRPGVRPGTLLTLYGNLSSLFFHLGQDARALHYTDLALTLARRTGNRMNESIYLANLGTYHYYGQRYELAEKLIRQSLALTQQAHQPRYEAGDLALLSMVLLETQRPQEAATLARLSLRQARRGRSKERVLDAYSMLAEVTARQGQYQQAYQWQQHYDALNDSLNNGRRLATLTALQSRYDSEDREQQIQLLTQQAELQKLRNRELWGAIAALVLGLVGFGFLYWQLRRSRAALAANNLVLQATTAELRQMAASKDRLYAIVAHDLRGPVTSFVGVTELIGFYLKRQDEEGLQRLPALVRQSAQSLNNLLDNLLNWAVSQTGELAFRPEQLLVAELFEENLQLYQTTAEAKQITLRAAHPPELTLWADQNMARTILRNLVGNALKFTPLGGTVQFSAAEVPDTKSVRLTVTDSGRGMPANLVAEVLSNSPVTTPTSPVGPRTGTGLGLLLCKAFVQRHGGTLDIQSAPGGGTSVLVELPQL, encoded by the coding sequence ATGCGGCAACGTTTACTCTTTTTGTTGCTGCTACTAGCCCTGCCACAGCTCCTGCGGGCCCAGGACCCGGCGGTTGTTACCCGTCTGCAGCTTCAGCTGCGGGTGTTGCCCGAGTCGCCGCGCCGGGTGCAGGTGCTTGATTCCCTCAGCTACGCCCTCCACGATATTGTGCCCGACACGGCCCGGCGCTACGGGGAGCAGGCCGTGGCTCTGGCCCAGCGCCTGCACGACCAGCGCGGCCTGATGCGCAGCCTGGCCACGCTGGGCAGCTGCTACGCCGTGCTTTCCGACGGCGCCTACGCCCTGACCCTCTATGCCCAGTCGCAGGCCCTGGCCCGGCAGCTCAACGACTCCGACGGGCTGGTGCGCTCCTACACCACCATGGCCGCCGTGCACCACGAGCGGAGCGACACGGCCAGTGCCTGGCGCCATTACCGGCACGCGCTGCAGCTGGCCGACCGCCCCGGCGTGCGGCCGGGCACGCTGCTCACCCTGTATGGCAACCTGTCGAGCCTGTTTTTCCACCTGGGTCAGGATGCCCGGGCCCTGCACTACACCGACCTGGCCCTGACCCTGGCGCGGCGCACCGGCAACCGGATGAATGAGTCTATCTACCTGGCCAACCTGGGCACTTACCACTATTATGGGCAACGCTACGAGCTGGCCGAGAAGCTGATCCGGCAGTCGTTGGCCCTCACCCAGCAGGCCCACCAGCCCCGCTACGAAGCCGGCGACCTGGCCCTGCTGAGCATGGTACTGCTCGAAACCCAGCGCCCCCAGGAAGCGGCCACCCTGGCCCGGCTCTCGCTCCGGCAGGCCCGCCGGGGCCGTAGTAAGGAGCGGGTGCTGGATGCCTACAGCATGCTGGCCGAGGTAACCGCCCGGCAAGGCCAGTACCAGCAGGCCTACCAGTGGCAGCAGCACTACGACGCCCTGAACGACTCCCTCAACAACGGCCGCCGCCTGGCCACGCTCACGGCCCTGCAAAGCCGCTACGACAGCGAAGACCGGGAGCAGCAGATTCAGCTGCTGACCCAGCAGGCCGAGCTGCAGAAGCTGCGCAACCGGGAGCTGTGGGGCGCCATTGCGGCGTTGGTGCTGGGGCTGGTGGGTTTCGGATTCCTGTACTGGCAGCTGCGCCGCAGCCGGGCCGCCCTGGCCGCCAACAACCTGGTGCTGCAGGCAACCACCGCCGAGCTGCGCCAGATGGCCGCTTCCAAAGACCGGCTCTACGCCATTGTGGCCCACGACCTGCGCGGCCCGGTCACGTCCTTCGTCGGCGTCACGGAGCTGATTGGCTTCTACCTCAAGCGCCAGGACGAGGAAGGCCTGCAGCGCCTGCCGGCCCTGGTGCGGCAGTCGGCCCAGAGCCTCAACAACCTGCTCGACAACCTGCTCAACTGGGCCGTGAGCCAGACCGGGGAGCTGGCCTTCCGCCCCGAGCAGCTGCTGGTAGCCGAGTTGTTTGAGGAAAACCTGCAGCTCTACCAAACCACGGCCGAGGCCAAGCAGATTACGCTGCGGGCCGCGCACCCGCCGGAGCTCACGCTCTGGGCCGACCAGAACATGGCCCGCACCATCCTGCGCAACTTAGTGGGCAACGCGCTGAAGTTTACTCCGCTCGGCGGCACGGTGCAGTTTTCGGCCGCCGAGGTGCCGGATACGAAGTCGGTGCGGCTAACCGTGACGGACTCGGGCCGGGGCATGCCCGCCAACCTGGTGGCCGAAGTGCTCAGCAATAGTCCGGTGACTACGCCTACCAGCCCCGTTGGGCCCCGCACGGGCACGGGGCTGGGGTTGCTGCTGTGCAAGGCCTTCGTGCAGCGCCACGGCGGCACGCTCGACATTCAGAGCGCCCCGGGTGGCGGCACCAGCGTGCTAGTAGAGCTGCCGCAACTATAA